TGGTGCGGGGCGAGAATGATGGCAATCAGGGCAAAGACGCTGAACACAAATCCCGCCCCGAACCAGGCGAACACCGGAGAACCGCGATACCCTTTATTGAACGAAACAATCGCGCACGCAATCGAACAGACAATACTGACAACAAGTACAAACATCCAGCTTGCCGGATCCATCATAGCCATAGGAAACAACCGATTTTGGGGGTTGACGAAACAATGCCCCAAATCTATGGAAAAACCGGGAATTTGGCCAGACTGGAAACAGCCCAAATAATCAGGGTTCTATACCAACAATAACCAGTGGAACTGCCGGAACACTGCGACCCTGGCGAACAACGTCGTAAAGCTCCCCCTCGGGGTCTGTAAGATAAAGTGTGTAAACGGTCGTAGTTTCCTATCATGTAACAAGGAGCAAAACTATGACCAGAAAGAAAGAAAAAATGGACAATGCCGCTACACAACCGGGTGCGGTCATCAATCAGTTTTCCATGAAATTCGAGGGAAGGGTAACTCTATGAAAACGACCGTTGACACACTTAGCTGAACAGGCTCCCCATCCCAAAAGAAAATGCTTTACCACCGTAACGCCACCTCACGACATCATCCCACATCACGGAAACAAAACTTTTGTGGCTCCGTCTACCAGAAAATTCCCTCTTCCGTATATTTGCCCCCAGGCCAGCTTTAAAGCAAATAGGAAATTATACATCATGACCACTTCAGATAACGGAAAGGTTCTTCTCATCACCGGCGCTTCGACCGGCATCGGGCGTTCGACCGCGATTCAGGCTGTGGAGGCGGGCTGGCGCGTCGTGGTTGCCGCGAGGTCAGCGGAGAAGCTGGCGGCGCTTGCCGCTGAACTGGGCGCGGAGCGGGCAATGGCCGTGCCGTGCGACGTGGCGGACTGGAACCAGCAGGAGGCGATGGTGCAGAAAACCATCGGGCGCTTCGGCAGGCTCGACGCGGTTTTCGCCAATGCGGGTTTTTCTAAAGGGTCGTCATTCATCGAGGGTGAACACCGGCCCGACGAGTGGCGCGACATGGTGATGACCAACGTCTTCGGTGCGGCAGCCACGGCGCGACTCACGCTGCCGGAGCTGATGAAGACCAAAGGCCATTTCCTCGTCACCGGTTCGGTGCTGGGCCGCGTGACGTCGATGCGAAACCTCTACGCTGCCACCAAATGGGCCGTCACCGGCATGGCGCAGGCAATCCGCAACGAAGTTGCAAGCCTTGGTGTGCGGGTCACGCTGGTTGAGCCGGGTATCGTCGATACACCGTTCTGGGAAGGTTTGCAGAAACCGGCAGCACCCGAACTGCTTCCGGAGGATGTCGCCCGCGCAGTGCTCTTCGCTCTCGGCCAGCCGCCGCATGTGGATGTGAGCGAAATCATCATTCGTCCGACCGGCCAGGCACACTGACTGGGGTTTTGCTGCAAATAAAAGAGCCGGAAGAAGAAAAACTTCCGACTCTTTTATAACCTTCCTTTGCGAGAAACAGATTATCCCCTGCCCCAGCGCTTGCCGCCGAAATTATCTCTCATCTGAAGCAAGCGGTCGATCTGCCTCGCATCGAGCACCTTGGCCAGCTCACGCAGGTGGCGGCTTTCGAGCTGCGCCAGGCGCACGCTCTGCTGGCCGATTCTCTGGGTCAGGTTGGCAATCTTGCGGCCATCGGGGGACTTTTTCACCGATTCGAGCGCGAGGTCGCGCTGCAAATTCCTCATCGATTGCCTGACCGGGCGGCTCTCCTGATAAAAGCCGCGCCTCAGCTCCATCATTTTCTGCTCTTGACTGTCACTCAGGCCAAGCGCCTGTTTCATCCGCTGCCACCTCATATCCTGCTGCCGCGCGAAACGGGCCTCCGGGCCCATACCATAACCACGGGCATCAACCGGCCCGGAGATACCTGGCCGCGCACATGGCGCTGGCTGATCATTGCTGCTGGCAGCGAAAACCGTGCCGGCACTACCCAAAAGCCCTGCAACAAGGGCAGTCATCACTAACTTCTTTTTCATCGTTTTACTTTCGTTTGCTTTTGTATTCGAGGCGCCTGAATTCATCAATAGGGATCCTTTTTCACCCCATAGGACGACGCCACCCCACCGATTCCTGCGTTCATCAAAAAATTTTTTTCGCGGCGCAAAAACGGAGATACCATGTTGAAAAGAAAAAGATGCAGCGGTAAAGCCCCGCTGAAAAGAGAATAAAAAACGGGAGTGCT
The nucleotide sequence above comes from Chlorobaculum tepidum TLS. Encoded proteins:
- a CDS encoding SDR family oxidoreductase, encoding MTTSDNGKVLLITGASTGIGRSTAIQAVEAGWRVVVAARSAEKLAALAAELGAERAMAVPCDVADWNQQEAMVQKTIGRFGRLDAVFANAGFSKGSSFIEGEHRPDEWRDMVMTNVFGAAATARLTLPELMKTKGHFLVTGSVLGRVTSMRNLYAATKWAVTGMAQAIRNEVASLGVRVTLVEPGIVDTPFWEGLQKPAAPELLPEDVARAVLFALGQPPHVDVSEIIIRPTGQAH
- a CDS encoding Spy/CpxP family protein refolding chaperone produces the protein MKKKLVMTALVAGLLGSAGTVFAASSNDQPAPCARPGISGPVDARGYGMGPEARFARQQDMRWQRMKQALGLSDSQEQKMMELRRGFYQESRPVRQSMRNLQRDLALESVKKSPDGRKIANLTQRIGQQSVRLAQLESRHLRELAKVLDARQIDRLLQMRDNFGGKRWGRG